DNA sequence from the Bradyrhizobium sp. CIAT3101 genome:
CCGGTGTCGCTGCCATCACAGACCGCCTCCACCGACGGGACTCTTCGCGCACGACGTCCCTGCGGCGCGGTGTAGGCGGCGAGCTCCGGGGCCGCATATGGCGCGAAGATCGCCGCATAGATATCGCCATAGCCATAAAGCGAGAGGCTGGTCGTGTCGCCGAAGACCACCGCGGTGGTGAGATCGTCATGCGCGAACGGCCAGAACACGGGACCGATCCAGCCATAGCTGCCGTCGGGGTGACGCCACCAGCCCTGCGGACGGCGGCCGCCGTGCCAGCCTGACAGTGCGGCACCCGCTGTGAGGGCGGCACGCAAAACGTAGGGGTTGGCGGGCTGACCGCGCTCGGCACCACGTGGGTCCTGCGATCTCAACGCGGCGTCACGGGTGCGGCCGCTTCGCACGCCCATGCGCGCGTGGCGCAATCGCGACAGGCCGATGACGTGACCGACGGCGAAGCGCGCAACGCCGAGCGGCCCGCCGCGCAATCCGAACTGCGCTTCCGCGCGATTCGGCAACAGCATTGCCAGAATCGCGAAGACCGCACCCACGAACGGCAGTCCCAAGCGCGATCGCGACATGACCGTTGAGTTGACCACCGAGATGATCACTTCTTGGCCCTCCTCCAGCGCCAAGCGCGCACCACGTCTCATCAAGAAGACGCGCCGGGGAACCAAAGGTTCCGCGCCGAGACGGTCAAAGCGTCGCGGAGTGTGACGATGCGGTGCCCTTACCTCGCCCCGCTTGCGGGGAGAGGTCGGAACGCATCGTCAGATGCGTTCCCGGTGAGGGGGTAAAGATCTATCGAGGGACGACGCTCGCGGAGAGAGCCCTCTCACCCCGCGCTCAGCGCGAGCGCAGCTCGTCGCGGCCCCGTAAGAACGGGGCGAGGGAGAAGGACAAACCGCGCCTCACGGTGCCCTTTGCGGCATCACAAAGGTCTGGCCGGGATAGATCAGATTGGGATTGTGGATCTTGTCACGGTTGGCGTTGACGATCAGCGCGTAGCGGTTGCCGTCGCCATAAGCGAGACGGCTGAGCGCCCAGAGGCTGTCGCCGCGGGACACCACGCGGCTGCCGCCGGCTTCCGCCGGTGCGGTGCTGAGGGCGTCCGCGGGCGAGGCGGACGCGACCGTCGCACCCGCTGCAGGCACCCGTGCCATGGACCTGGGCTTGGGCGTGCCCATCATGCGCGGCCGAGCCGCGGACCGGTCGGGTATCGCGGCCAGGCGCGGCGCCGGCAGCGACGCGACCACGTCCGATTTGTCTTCTTGCGGCTTGGCGTCCTGCTTCGCAACCGGTGTGACGCGCGCGGGTGGCGGTGCGGCTTCGGCAACAACCACCGGCATGGTGCGGCTGGATTGCGTGACGGTGCCATCGGGCGCCTTGGCGCGCAGCGTCAGCTCATAGCTGCCGGCGGGAAGCTTTGGCGGGGTCATCACGAACTGGCCCGACGCATCGGCCACCACGCTGTCGAGCGGCTGGCCATCACGCAGCAGCTCGACCTTCGAACCCGGCGCGGCCTGGCCCGCGATCACCGCGGCCTCGCCATGATCGTCGACGCGGGCGACGTCGAAACGGGGGCCGGTGTCCTTGACGGCCGGCTGCGGCTTGGCCGGCGCGATGTCGGCCAGCGCTGCGACCTGCTTCTGGGTCTCGGCCAGCGCGCCCGCTTTCGGCGCGTCGACCGGTGCCGGCGAGGCGGATGGTGCAGCCCCGGCGAGCTTCGGTTCTTCGGTGTTCTGCTCTGTCTTGGGCTCGGCCTTGGAGTCGGTCTTGGGCTCGGCCTTGGCTTGTGCGCTGGCCTCCGCCTTCACCTCAGGCTTGCCATCAGGTTTGGCGACGACCGCGACTTCGGTGCCCGTCCCGCCCGGCAGCAGACGGCGCAGCTCGGTCGGGCCGATCACCAGGACGGTGCCGCCCACCGCGAGCAGACAGAATGCAATGAAGGCCTTGGATGCGGTGATCATCAGTCGTCAAACCTCAGGTCGCAAATCAACTCCGGCAAAGTGCGCCGTTTTGGCTACGGCAGCAAGACGTTCAATGGGATGAACCGAGCTACCCCCTGTCGCGTCAAATGGGCGAGGCCGCACTGCGGCATTTTTTAAGGATTTTTCTCGTGACCGCATTTTATCGCGCCGCGCCATGGCTGGTGCTTGCGCTGATGCTCGCCGCCGCCCCCGCGCGCGCGGCCTCCGGCCCGCCGTCCGGTTTCGTCCTCACCGACGATGCCGATCTCGCCTTCACCTCGCCCGACGGCGCCACCAAGCTCGAGCAGTATATGAAGGACGGCGGTAATTGGGACGTCAAATGGCAGGTCTGGGCGCGGCACGGCGACCGGATGACCGAGCTGAAGCCGGAGCAGGGCTACGGCGCCGGCTTCCGCTTCACCAGCGACTCGCAATGGCTGGTGCGGATGCAGAAGACCGGCTCGGGCGAGCAGGATCTATTTCTTTACCATGTCGAGAACGGCGCCTTCGTCAGCGCCACCAGGAAGTCGCTCAGCGATCTCGCCTGGGACTATTTTCACAGCCGGCCCGATACGAAGACCATGAAGCTCGACTACCACATCTCGGCCAATCTCATGAAAGGCACCGAGGATGCCTATCGCTGGCTCGGCGTCGACTGGCCCAACAACCGCTACCTCCTGATCTCGCTGTCGGGCGAGATGGACAAGCATCCGAAGAACGTCGCCGTGAAGGGACTGGCCGACTGGAAGTGTCGCTATGATCTCAAGACCGGCAAGTTCGACGTGCCGGCGATGTTCGCCAAGGGCAACGCGGACGCGCTGAACTGGGAGATCAAGCGGTGACGTTTCATCGCCTGCCTCATCGCTTGCCGCGCGGGGGTATCAACTCCCTGATTTTGTTCCGATTCACATTTTCCTAACCGTGACTGGTAACGGGGTCTTGTCGGTTTTGCTGCATCTTGCATCCCACGGGAGGACGGGATGGGCGCATCAATCCGATGGACCGCGCGCTTGCGCGTGCTGCTTCGCCAATGGCGGGGCGCGCCGCTGACGTGGCTGATCGTCGGCGGCTTCGTGCTGATGGCGGCGATGGCCATCGGCACCGGACTCACTGTCGACCGCTTCCGCCAGAACGCCATCGAGAGCGGCCGCGACAGCCTGGAAAGCTCCGTCCGTCTGCTCGCCCGCCATTTCGACCGCGAGTTCGAGGACTTTGCGGTACTCCAGAAGAGCATCATCGCCGAACTCGAAGGCCATGGCATCGATTCCGCCGACGTGTTCCGCAGCGAGATGGCGACGCTCGCGATGCATGAGGTGTTGCGCACCAAGGCCAGCGGCTGGTCCGACGTCGCCGGCGCCAACGTGTTCGATTCCCGGGGCATACTGATCAACTCGTCGAAGCGGTGGCCGGTCGCCGATATCTCGATCGCCGATCGCGGCTTCTTTCAACGTCTCGCGAACGATCCGGCTTCGCAGGAAGAGATCGAGGTCGTGCCCGGCCGGTTCGGCAATGGTCCGGCGATCGTGATCGCGCGACGCGTGTCGGGCCCGCATGGCGAATTCCTCGGCCTGGTGTCGCGGGCGATTACGCCGGAGCAGCTCGAATCCTTCTTTGCCTCGACCGGTCTCGGCGAGGAATCCTCGATCGCGATGCACCACCAGAACGGCCAGCTGCTGGCGCGCGTTCCGCACGTCGACGCCATGATCGGGCAGAACTACCGCACCGGCTCGCCGGAGCAGATGGCCGTGTTCGAGCGCACCTTCGTCACGACGCAGCTCACGAGCCCGATCGACGGCAAGGACCGCATCGTCGCCTCGCGTATGCTGACCGGCGAACCGCTGGTCGTGGTCGCCACCAAATCGCTCGACGCGACGCTCACCACCTGGCGTACCCAGACCAAATTCTTCGTTGCCGTCGCCGTGCTGTCGATCGGCCTGCTCGTGCTCACGCTGTTCCTGATCTTCCGCCAGGTGACGCGTCGCGTCTCGCTGGAGAAGCAGCGGCTCGACACCGCCATGAACACGATGACGCAGGGCCTAT
Encoded proteins:
- a CDS encoding LysM peptidoglycan-binding domain-containing protein, whose protein sequence is MITASKAFIAFCLLAVGGTVLVIGPTELRRLLPGGTGTEVAVVAKPDGKPEVKAEASAQAKAEPKTDSKAEPKTEQNTEEPKLAGAAPSASPAPVDAPKAGALAETQKQVAALADIAPAKPQPAVKDTGPRFDVARVDDHGEAAVIAGQAAPGSKVELLRDGQPLDSVVADASGQFVMTPPKLPAGSYELTLRAKAPDGTVTQSSRTMPVVVAEAAPPPARVTPVAKQDAKPQEDKSDVVASLPAPRLAAIPDRSAARPRMMGTPKPRSMARVPAAGATVASASPADALSTAPAEAGGSRVVSRGDSLWALSRLAYGDGNRYALIVNANRDKIHNPNLIYPGQTFVMPQRAP